The following proteins are encoded in a genomic region of Streptomyces sp. NBC_01723:
- a CDS encoding MFS transporter, with translation MPASPAAPRPNAVVAVLALAGIVVSLMQTLVIPIVPELPGLLDAPASDAAWAVTATLLAAAVATPVVGRLGDMAGKRRMLLLSLVLLIAGSAICGLSDTLVPMVVGRAMQGLSAAVIPLGISIMRDELPAERLAGATALMSASLGVGGALGLPAAALIADNLDWHMLFWVSGALGAVALVLVLALVPESAVRTGGRFDVPGAIGMAAGLVCLLLAISKGADWGWSSGTTLGLFAAAVVILLVWGRWELRTPRPLVDLRTTARRQVLFTNLASIAVGFSMFAMSLVLPQLLQLPEATGYGLGRSLLTAGLVMAPSGLVMMAFAPVSAKVSKSRGPKVTLMIGALIVAGGYGLNIVLMSEVWHLVLVSCVIGAGIGFTYGAMPALIMGAVPAGETAAANSLNTLMRSIGTSVASAIAGVILAQMTVTVGGFALPSENAFKVVMGIGAGAAVLAFALASFIPRHRPSAGVAHPATADGAAARAASAH, from the coding sequence ATGCCCGCTTCCCCCGCCGCACCGCGGCCGAACGCCGTGGTGGCGGTGCTGGCGCTGGCCGGCATCGTCGTCTCGCTGATGCAGACGCTGGTCATCCCGATCGTCCCGGAGCTGCCCGGACTGCTGGACGCGCCCGCCTCGGACGCGGCCTGGGCGGTGACCGCCACGCTGCTCGCCGCCGCGGTGGCCACCCCGGTCGTCGGGCGGCTCGGCGACATGGCGGGCAAGCGGCGCATGCTGCTGCTCAGCCTGGTGCTGCTGATCGCCGGGTCGGCGATCTGCGGACTGAGCGACACCCTGGTCCCGATGGTCGTCGGGCGTGCCATGCAGGGGCTCTCCGCCGCCGTGATCCCGCTGGGCATCAGCATCATGCGCGACGAACTGCCCGCCGAGCGGCTGGCCGGCGCCACGGCCCTGATGAGCGCCTCGCTCGGGGTGGGCGGCGCGCTCGGCCTGCCCGCCGCCGCGCTGATCGCGGACAACCTCGACTGGCACATGCTGTTCTGGGTCTCCGGCGCGCTCGGCGCCGTCGCCCTGGTGCTGGTACTGGCCCTGGTGCCGGAGTCGGCGGTGCGCACCGGCGGCCGCTTCGACGTGCCCGGCGCCATCGGCATGGCGGCCGGTCTGGTCTGCCTGCTGCTGGCGATCTCCAAGGGCGCCGACTGGGGCTGGAGCAGCGGCACCACCCTCGGCCTGTTCGCGGCGGCCGTGGTGATCCTGCTGGTGTGGGGCCGGTGGGAACTGCGCACCCCGCGGCCGCTGGTCGACCTGCGCACCACCGCCCGACGCCAGGTGCTGTTCACCAACCTGGCGTCGATAGCAGTCGGCTTCTCCATGTTCGCGATGTCCCTGGTGCTTCCGCAGCTCCTCCAGTTGCCCGAGGCCACCGGTTACGGTCTGGGCCGGTCCCTGCTGACCGCGGGCCTCGTGATGGCGCCGTCCGGGCTGGTGATGATGGCGTTCGCCCCGGTCTCCGCGAAGGTCTCCAAGTCCCGGGGCCCCAAGGTGACCCTGATGATCGGCGCCCTGATCGTCGCGGGCGGCTACGGGCTCAACATCGTGCTGATGTCCGAGGTCTGGCACCTGGTGCTGGTCTCCTGCGTCATCGGCGCGGGCATCGGCTTCACCTACGGCGCCATGCCGGCGCTGATCATGGGTGCGGTGCCGGCCGGCGAGACGGCCGCCGCGAACAGCCTCAACACGCTCATGCGGTCCATCGGCACCTCGGTGGCCAGCGCCATCGCCGGCGTGATCCTGGCCCAGATGACGGTCACCGTCGGCGGCTTCGCCCTGCCCTCCGAGAACGCGTTCAAGGTGGTCATGGGCATCGGCGCGGGCGCCGCCGTGCTCGCCTTCGCGCTCGCCTCGTTCATCCCGCGCCACCGCCCCTCCGCCGGGGTGGCACACCCGGCAACGGCCGACGGTGCCGCGGCGCGGGCCGCGTCCGCCCACTGA
- a CDS encoding DoxX family protein: protein MSRSERSPLLLAGLLATAGAAHFAQPRTFDAIVPRSLPGSPRAWTYASGVAELALAAGVALPRTRKAAALTAAAFFVGVFPANAKMAWDWRHRPAPLRAAAYGRLPVQVPLVLWARSVAKGSEGRS, encoded by the coding sequence GTGTCCCGGTCCGAACGCTCGCCCCTGCTGCTCGCCGGCCTGCTGGCCACCGCGGGCGCCGCGCATTTCGCCCAGCCCCGCACGTTCGACGCGATCGTCCCGCGCTCCCTGCCCGGCTCGCCCCGGGCGTGGACGTACGCCAGTGGCGTCGCCGAACTCGCGCTGGCCGCCGGTGTCGCCCTCCCGCGCACCCGAAAGGCGGCCGCGCTGACCGCGGCCGCCTTCTTCGTCGGGGTGTTCCCCGCCAACGCCAAGATGGCCTGGGACTGGCGGCACCGCCCCGCACCCCTGAGGGCCGCCGCCTACGGCCGGCTGCCCGTGCAGGTGCCGCTGGTGCTGTGGGCCCGCAGCGTCGCCAAGGGCAGCGAGGGCCGGTCATGA
- a CDS encoding ATP-dependent DNA ligase, whose amino-acid sequence MELPQIPPMLATPGVLPPAALDGRWAYETKQDGQRVVVYLPGDGSLLLRARSGHDITAAYPELAPLATALGATPAVLDGEVLALDEQGRADFQLLQSRMGLAHAPARAARRAAKVPVHLVLFDALHLAGESLLRLPYTGRRERLTDLGLAGPAWSTPAALVGHGAQALRATREHGLEGLVCKRLDSVYEPGVRSRAWIKIRNMRSEDVVVGGWLPGRGRLTGLPGALLVGQRAGGRLRYVGGVGTGWSAAERAELAALLGAAATDVCPFDPVPVVPGARWVVPRLVGEVRYSTRTRDGMLRQPSWLRLRPDLAPEESAADIPDDPG is encoded by the coding sequence GTGGAGCTGCCGCAGATCCCGCCCATGCTCGCCACCCCCGGCGTCCTGCCGCCCGCCGCGCTGGACGGGCGCTGGGCCTACGAGACGAAGCAGGACGGCCAGCGGGTGGTGGTCTACCTGCCCGGCGACGGCAGCCTGCTGCTGCGCGCCCGCTCCGGCCACGACATCACCGCCGCCTATCCCGAACTGGCACCGCTCGCCACCGCCCTCGGCGCCACCCCCGCGGTCCTGGACGGCGAGGTGCTGGCCCTGGACGAACAGGGCCGCGCCGACTTCCAGTTGCTCCAGTCCCGGATGGGCCTCGCGCACGCCCCCGCGCGGGCGGCGCGCCGGGCGGCCAAGGTCCCCGTCCACCTGGTGCTGTTCGACGCGCTGCACCTGGCGGGCGAGTCCCTGCTGCGCCTGCCCTACACCGGCCGCCGCGAGCGGCTGACGGACCTCGGCCTCGCCGGTCCCGCCTGGTCCACCCCCGCCGCGCTGGTCGGCCACGGCGCACAGGCCCTGCGCGCCACCCGCGAGCACGGCCTGGAGGGGCTGGTGTGCAAGCGGCTGGACTCGGTGTACGAACCGGGGGTCCGCTCCCGCGCCTGGATCAAGATCCGCAACATGCGCAGCGAGGACGTCGTGGTCGGCGGCTGGCTGCCCGGCAGGGGACGCCTCACGGGCCTGCCCGGCGCCCTCCTGGTCGGCCAGCGCGCCGGGGGCCGGCTGCGCTACGTCGGCGGCGTCGGCACCGGCTGGAGCGCGGCCGAGCGTGCCGAACTGGCGGCCCTGCTCGGGGCGGCGGCCACGGACGTCTGCCCCTTCGACCCGGTGCCGGTGGTGCCGGGAGCGCGCTGGGTCGTCCCCCGGCTGGTCGGCGAGGTCCGCTACAGCACCCGCACGCGGGACGGCATGCTGCGCCAGCCGTCCTGGCTCAGGCTCCGCCCGGACCTGGCGCCCGAGGAGTCGGCGGCCGACATTCCGGACGACCCGGGATGA
- a CDS encoding TetR/AcrR family transcriptional regulator, which translates to MAGRTVRTEQVSATRQLILTTAERLFAEHGVYAVSNRQVSEAAGQGNNAAVGYHFGTKSDLVRAVAKRHSVRVEELRARQLAVLGDSTDLRDWVDCLVRPQFDHLAALDGPTWYARFCAQVMTDPALREIMVEESRASPSLREIVAGRNRCMPALPDEVRAERGDMARHLIVHVAAERERALAEGRPTPRAGWQEAADGLVDAIVGMWLAPVTPRGGA; encoded by the coding sequence ATGGCGGGCAGGACGGTCCGGACGGAACAGGTCAGCGCGACCCGGCAGCTGATCCTGACCACCGCCGAGCGGCTGTTCGCCGAGCACGGCGTCTACGCCGTCTCCAACCGGCAGGTCAGCGAGGCCGCGGGCCAGGGCAACAACGCCGCCGTCGGCTACCACTTCGGCACCAAGTCCGACCTCGTCCGCGCGGTGGCCAAGCGCCACTCGGTCCGCGTCGAGGAGCTGCGGGCCCGCCAGCTCGCCGTCCTCGGCGACTCGACGGACCTGCGCGACTGGGTGGACTGCCTGGTCCGGCCGCAGTTCGACCATCTTGCGGCGCTGGACGGCCCCACCTGGTACGCGCGGTTCTGCGCCCAGGTCATGACCGACCCGGCGCTGCGGGAGATCATGGTCGAGGAGTCCCGAGCGTCCCCCTCGCTGCGCGAGATCGTCGCCGGACGCAACCGCTGCATGCCCGCCCTGCCGGACGAGGTCCGCGCCGAGCGGGGCGACATGGCGCGCCATCTCATCGTGCACGTGGCGGCCGAGCGGGAACGCGCCCTCGCCGAGGGGCGCCCCACGCCGCGGGCCGGCTGGCAGGAGGCCGCCGACGGGCTGGTCGACGCGATCGTCGGCATGTGGCTGGCGCCCGTCACGCCCCGGGGCGGGGCATGA